From a single Candidatus Cloacimonadota bacterium genomic region:
- a CDS encoding CapA family protein has product MIHSSSRGVVIDDYYSSPNYVKRFLYAGRMPQLEDKYPSHVPPTRNITVIGVGDIMLGTNYPSPQYLPPKDGKELLAPVADILRSADLTFANLEGVILTDKGMPKQCSNPSTCYAFKSPDHYAQYLKDAGIDVMSLANNHSGDFGVTGLRNTVMKLDSLGIRFAGRVEFPSKIFEKDGIIYGFAAFAPNSGTMQINDYAKVKQTVKELSEKCDIVIVSFHGGAEGADKTRVTRKTEFYLGENRGNPHEFARVAIDAGADVVFGHGPHVTRAIDIYKGRFIAYSLGNFATYGRFNLSGKLGIAPIVKLNLKSDGEFIDGEIISVKQPGKGGPVLDESRAALNEVINLTRLDFPESELLISPEGKVTRKDAEPAISLNK; this is encoded by the coding sequence ATGATCCACAGCTCCTCCCGCGGAGTGGTGATCGATGACTATTACTCCAGCCCCAACTACGTCAAGCGTTTCCTCTATGCCGGACGCATGCCCCAGCTTGAGGACAAATATCCCAGCCATGTGCCTCCCACCCGCAACATTACCGTGATCGGCGTGGGCGACATCATGCTGGGCACTAATTATCCCTCGCCCCAGTATCTGCCGCCCAAGGACGGCAAGGAACTGCTGGCGCCGGTGGCAGACATCCTCCGGAGCGCCGACCTCACATTCGCCAACCTCGAAGGGGTGATCCTCACTGACAAAGGCATGCCCAAGCAATGCTCCAACCCCTCCACCTGCTACGCTTTCAAGAGCCCGGACCACTATGCCCAATACCTGAAAGACGCCGGGATCGACGTGATGAGCCTGGCTAACAACCACAGCGGCGATTTTGGCGTCACTGGCCTGCGCAACACGGTGATGAAGCTGGATTCCCTGGGCATCAGGTTCGCCGGCCGCGTGGAATTTCCCTCCAAGATCTTTGAAAAAGACGGCATCATCTACGGCTTTGCCGCTTTCGCCCCCAACAGCGGCACCATGCAGATCAACGACTATGCCAAAGTGAAACAGACAGTGAAAGAACTGAGCGAAAAGTGCGACATCGTGATAGTCTCCTTCCACGGCGGGGCCGAAGGCGCGGATAAGACCCGCGTGACCCGCAAAACGGAGTTCTATCTGGGTGAAAACCGCGGCAATCCCCACGAATTTGCCCGCGTGGCCATCGATGCCGGAGCGGACGTCGTTTTCGGCCACGGACCCCACGTCACCCGCGCCATCGACATATACAAGGGCCGCTTCATCGCCTACAGCCTTGGCAACTTTGCCACCTACGGCCGCTTCAACCTCTCCGGCAAGCTGGGCATCGCTCCCATCGTGAAGCTGAATCTCAAAAGCGACGGCGAATTCATCGACGGCGAGATCATCTCCGTGAAACAACCCGGCAAGGGAGGCCCCGTGCTCGATGAAAGCAGGGCCGCGCTCAACGAGGTCATCAATCTCACCAGGCTCGATTTCCCGGAAAGCGAACTGCTGATCAGCCCCGAAGGCAAGGTAACCCGCAAGGACGCGGAACCTGCCATCAGCCTCAACAAATAA
- a CDS encoding zinc-ribbon domain-containing protein, translating into MFCHNCHRQIDSDSVFCLFCGKREGKSAGLTN; encoded by the coding sequence ATGTTTTGCCACAACTGCCATAGGCAGATAGATTCCGATTCGGTTTTCTGCCTCTTCTGCGGCAAGCGCGAAGGCAAAAGCGCCGGGCTTACGAACTAA
- a CDS encoding serine/threonine-protein phosphatase, translated as MSRKTAERLVISNLTDVGMVRESNQDYYGKYNGGFGDLILVCDGMGGYRGGEVASQVAVETISAHFQGLGAEYDEINELHRAFSLAQQNIARHASENPELAEMGTTAVALLIRGEQYWIAWIGDSRIYRRRGGCTIQLSKDHSWVQGMVDQGLIKAEDAQDHPKKNIILRSLGPEPHASEAAGPFPIFRGDVFMLCSDGLSDYFSLAEVDRYLALEPQQACRAMVDEAKRRGGKDNITIQVLKVVRGKAFKPTPPPGGTNLLTLGLALLALVFLICGGINFQRLAREEKRRKEAEIAAVSDSIAIIAPDTTGTVNETGAPETGNPGKDSESQGKNASPLPKKANKPNQGGH; from the coding sequence ATGAGCAGAAAAACCGCGGAAAGGCTGGTGATAAGCAACCTCACCGACGTGGGGATGGTGCGCGAAAGCAATCAGGACTATTACGGCAAATACAACGGCGGATTCGGTGACCTGATCCTCGTTTGCGACGGGATGGGCGGCTACAGAGGCGGGGAAGTTGCCTCCCAGGTGGCCGTGGAAACCATCTCCGCGCATTTCCAGGGCCTCGGGGCCGAATATGACGAGATCAACGAACTGCACCGCGCCTTTAGCCTCGCCCAGCAAAACATCGCCCGCCACGCCTCCGAAAATCCCGAACTGGCGGAAATGGGCACTACGGCGGTGGCGCTGCTGATCAGGGGAGAGCAATACTGGATCGCCTGGATTGGCGACAGCCGCATCTACAGAAGGCGCGGAGGCTGCACCATACAGCTTTCCAAAGACCATTCGTGGGTGCAGGGGATGGTGGACCAGGGCCTGATCAAAGCCGAAGACGCCCAAGACCACCCCAAAAAGAACATCATCCTGCGCTCCCTGGGCCCAGAACCCCACGCCTCCGAAGCGGCGGGGCCCTTCCCCATCTTCCGTGGCGATGTGTTCATGCTCTGCAGCGACGGCCTTTCGGACTACTTCAGCCTCGCCGAGGTGGACCGCTACCTGGCCCTGGAACCACAGCAAGCCTGCCGCGCGATGGTGGACGAGGCCAAACGCCGGGGCGGCAAGGACAACATCACCATCCAGGTGCTCAAAGTGGTGCGGGGAAAGGCTTTCAAGCCCACGCCCCCGCCCGGGGGGACAAACCTGCTCACGCTGGGGCTGGCGCTGCTGGCTCTGGTGTTTCTCATCTGCGGGGGAATCAACTTCCAAAGGCTGGCCCGGGAGGAAAAACGACGGAAGGAAGCAGAGATAGCCGCGGTGAGCGACAGCATCGCGATCATCGCCCCCGATACGACCGGGACTGTGAATGAAACCGGCGCTCCCGAAACCGGAAACCCCGGCAAAGATAGCGAGAGCCAGGGCAAAAACGCTTCCCCCTTACCCAAGAAAGCGAACAAACCAAATCAGGGAGGACATTGA
- a CDS encoding FHA domain-containing protein — MRRLMILLLLCAPLWAQNISLNHLKTNTDNFPKIVNSSVLALDNAGEPLKNLNAGNFRISLGGAAVDTLLNVTTFESSGQGLSILVCVDVSGSMKGKPLDSVKNALLSFIGKKRANDEIAILAFSEKEELVCDFSTDTEFLRESIGKLKILPGDTSLYYCIDKGLDRLGGPTARNEGRFMILFSDGKEDNPATAYTIDGVIEKARAKQIPIFTAGYTRQEKQYLQILDRISQQTGGSFYDAPDAQSLSDHFGKVSRQILGSYVLTYPVFGLAGDGLEKDLSITLTQGTYKAEFPEPVKVRVPANREAISGPEEIDAKGGGKLSLGWIIGIIAVLLAAAAGIFFWLKDKEQKRLAEQRRQQEEEERQRREQQARYEEEQRRLEEQTRREAEIRAQDQTPRSREHTVILSPGTGTGESRGEQGLSLEVMMGSEQGRTFNLGAEGATLGRAQGNSIVFNDSTVSSRHARIYWSDGHFYIEDLGSLNGVYVNGRKVSLCRIEQGSTFKLGSNEGVFRLY; from the coding sequence ATGCGCAGACTGATGATCCTGCTTTTGCTCTGCGCGCCGCTCTGGGCGCAGAACATCAGCCTAAACCACCTGAAAACCAACACCGACAATTTCCCCAAAATAGTGAACAGCTCCGTGCTGGCCCTGGACAACGCCGGCGAGCCGCTCAAGAACCTGAACGCCGGCAATTTCCGCATCTCCCTGGGCGGAGCGGCGGTGGACACCCTGCTGAACGTGACCACCTTCGAAAGTTCCGGACAGGGGCTCTCCATCCTTGTCTGCGTGGATGTTTCCGGCTCGATGAAGGGCAAGCCGCTGGACAGTGTTAAAAACGCCCTGCTCAGCTTCATCGGCAAAAAGCGCGCCAATGATGAGATCGCCATCCTGGCCTTTTCCGAGAAAGAGGAGCTGGTCTGCGATTTCAGCACGGACACGGAATTTCTGCGCGAGAGCATCGGAAAACTGAAAATCCTGCCCGGCGACACCTCCCTTTATTATTGCATCGACAAGGGCCTGGACCGCCTGGGCGGGCCCACCGCCAGGAATGAAGGGCGCTTTATGATCCTCTTTTCCGACGGCAAGGAAGACAACCCCGCCACCGCCTACACCATCGACGGGGTGATAGAAAAAGCCCGCGCGAAGCAAATCCCCATCTTCACGGCGGGCTACACCAGGCAGGAAAAGCAGTATCTGCAAATCCTGGACCGCATCTCCCAGCAGACCGGCGGCAGCTTTTACGACGCCCCGGACGCCCAGAGCCTGAGCGACCATTTTGGCAAGGTGAGCCGCCAGATACTGGGCTCCTACGTCCTCACCTACCCCGTGTTCGGACTGGCGGGCGACGGCCTGGAAAAAGACCTGAGCATCACCCTCACCCAGGGCACTTACAAAGCCGAATTCCCCGAGCCCGTGAAAGTTCGGGTGCCGGCCAACCGGGAAGCCATCAGCGGTCCGGAAGAGATCGACGCGAAAGGCGGCGGAAAACTTTCCCTGGGCTGGATAATCGGCATCATCGCCGTTTTGCTTGCCGCCGCAGCCGGAATATTCTTCTGGCTGAAGGACAAAGAGCAGAAACGCCTGGCTGAACAGCGCCGCCAGCAGGAGGAGGAAGAGCGCCAGCGCCGGGAACAACAGGCCCGCTACGAAGAGGAACAGCGCCGGCTGGAGGAACAAACCCGGCGCGAAGCCGAAATCCGGGCCCAGGACCAAACTCCCCGCTCCCGTGAGCACACGGTTATCCTCAGTCCCGGCACGGGCACCGGCGAATCACGCGGCGAACAGGGCCTCAGCCTGGAAGTGATGATGGGCAGCGAACAGGGCCGGACCTTCAACCTCGGGGCCGAAGGCGCCACCCTGGGCCGGGCGCAGGGAAACAGCATTGTGTTCAACGATTCCACCGTTTCCTCCCGCCACGCGCGCATCTACTGGAGCGACGGTCATTTCTACATCGAAGACCTCGGCTCGCTCAACGGTGTTTATGTGAACGGCCGGAAAGTCAGCCTCTGCCGCATCGAACAGGGCAGCACCTTCAAGCTGGGTTCGAACGAAGGCGTGTTCCGCCTTTACTGA
- a CDS encoding FHA domain-containing protein, producing the protein MKCPVCNATNPDHATFCKSCGKALRSNLRTCPNGHDYDASLPSCPHCPPQRTANLGQTPTARMGDEADRTRLDTAKPKLGAGISGPGAPLSDKTVILERPEAAPGAVPSAEGKPRPQVNRMLTGWLVTFDVDPNGLDFKVYQGRHVIGSSASCDIQLKLPGVSAEHAVLLSRNGKFIIEDNLSSNGTFVNGEMIEDKVYLNENDIIRIATIDLKLKTV; encoded by the coding sequence ATGAAATGTCCCGTATGCAACGCCACCAATCCCGACCACGCCACTTTCTGCAAATCCTGCGGCAAAGCGCTGCGCAGCAACCTGCGCACCTGTCCCAACGGCCATGATTACGACGCCAGCCTGCCTTCCTGCCCGCACTGCCCACCGCAGCGCACGGCGAACCTGGGCCAGACGCCCACTGCCAGGATGGGCGATGAAGCCGACAGAACCAGGCTCGACACCGCCAAACCCAAGCTGGGGGCTGGCATTTCCGGGCCCGGAGCCCCGCTCAGCGACAAAACCGTAATCCTGGAAAGGCCGGAAGCCGCTCCCGGCGCCGTTCCCTCCGCGGAAGGAAAACCGCGTCCCCAGGTGAACCGGATGCTCACCGGCTGGCTGGTGACCTTCGATGTGGACCCCAACGGCCTGGATTTCAAGGTCTATCAGGGCCGCCACGTCATCGGCAGTTCCGCCTCCTGCGACATCCAGCTCAAGCTGCCGGGCGTTTCTGCCGAACACGCGGTCCTGCTGAGCCGCAACGGCAAATTCATCATCGAGGACAACCTTTCCTCGAACGGAACCTTCGTGAACGGCGAAATGATCGAAGACAAGGTGTATCTGAATGAAAACGACATCATCCGGATCGCCACCATCGACCTGAAACTCAAGACCGTGTGA
- a CDS encoding glyceraldehyde-3-phosphate dehydrogenase produces the protein MNLDLKNKKLLGINGLGRIGKLLLWNQIHLRNFDGIVINFGREVGKKLDDFIQVIESDSTYGSIHKFLFGMVGRRAEIKILDPDMPLISIEGIPVKILRKARDPKDINWLNEGVRIVVDCTGNFVDPNATTEQGKPCLRGHLAAGALKVVCSAPFKSKTASVTSSPDAITMIYGINHLNYKPAEHHVISAASCTTTGLAHMIKPLLENEETSNIMTASMSTIHAATNTQSILDSVPKTGATDLRKSRSMLNNIILSTTGAAKALELVMPKIKSVGFMADSVRIPTSTVSLINLNMTFHTKLNEQGQPLVNRRLINEIYQKAAEGPQKGLLVYSERQNVSADLIGSLAAATLEAHETHTRTSFIPVPPQTLAALGVPADREVTMPVTHAKICGWYDNELGSYTHCLSLLVKHIQSTMP, from the coding sequence ATGAACCTCGACCTGAAAAACAAAAAACTGCTCGGGATCAACGGGCTGGGCCGGATCGGCAAATTGCTGCTCTGGAATCAGATCCACCTCCGTAATTTCGACGGAATTGTCATCAACTTCGGCCGCGAAGTGGGGAAAAAACTGGACGATTTCATCCAGGTGATCGAGTCCGACTCCACCTACGGCAGCATCCACAAATTCCTCTTCGGAATGGTCGGACGCCGTGCCGAGATCAAGATTCTGGATCCGGACATGCCGCTCATCTCCATCGAAGGCATTCCCGTGAAAATCCTCCGCAAAGCCCGTGATCCCAAGGACATCAACTGGCTGAACGAAGGCGTGCGCATTGTGGTGGACTGCACGGGCAATTTTGTGGATCCGAACGCCACCACGGAACAGGGAAAACCTTGCCTGCGCGGGCATCTGGCAGCCGGGGCGCTCAAGGTTGTCTGCTCCGCCCCCTTCAAGAGCAAAACCGCCAGCGTCACAAGTTCGCCGGACGCCATCACCATGATCTACGGCATCAACCACCTTAATTACAAACCCGCCGAGCATCACGTTATCTCCGCTGCAAGCTGCACCACCACGGGCCTTGCCCACATGATCAAGCCCCTCCTGGAAAACGAGGAGACCTCAAACATCATGACGGCCTCCATGAGCACCATCCACGCCGCCACCAACACCCAAAGCATCCTGGATTCCGTGCCCAAAACCGGTGCCACCGACCTCCGCAAATCACGCAGCATGCTCAACAACATCATCCTCTCCACCACCGGCGCCGCCAAAGCCCTGGAACTGGTGATGCCCAAAATCAAATCCGTGGGCTTCATGGCCGATTCAGTGCGCATCCCCACCTCCACGGTCTCCCTGATCAACCTAAACATGACCTTCCACACAAAACTGAACGAACAGGGCCAGCCACTGGTGAACCGCCGCCTCATAAACGAGATCTACCAAAAGGCGGCAGAAGGTCCGCAGAAAGGGCTGCTGGTCTATTCCGAACGTCAGAACGTCTCCGCCGACCTCATCGGCTCCCTGGCTGCCGCCACCCTCGAAGCGCATGAAACCCACACCCGCACCAGCTTCATCCCCGTGCCGCCCCAAACCCTTGCTGCGCTTGGCGTTCCCGCCGACCGTGAGGTGACCATGCCCGTCACCCACGCCAAGATTTGTGGCTGGTATGACAACGAACTTGGCTCCTACACCCACTGCCTCTCCCTTTTGGTGAAACACATCCAGTCAACCATGCCCTGA